The Trichocoleus sp. FACHB-46 nucleotide sequence GATGTAGATTATTTTGCTTGTATGCGTTCAGGCCTATTGAGTCAAGACTCAGAGAGAGCACTGATTCAAATACGCAGCGCTCTAGCGCAAAGATTTTCAGGAACCATTGTGCGTGTTGACTGTCCAGCAATCAAAATCTTATTCGGTTCCAATGCGAGAGAGTCTACAGAAATTGTTCCTGCACAACATCTGGAAACCTTAGAAACTGGATATTGCATTTATGCTATTCCTAACTGTTCAAATAAATGGATGAGAGCAAGCCCAGAAATACATGATGCTTATGTACGTTCAGTTGATCAAAGTTTAGGCGGAAAAGTTAAGCCATTAATTCGCTTCATCAAAGCCTGGAAATATTATCGGCAAGTTCCTATTTCATCATTTTATATAGAGTTAAGCGTGGCTAAATATGCTGAAGAAGAAAAATATATTCTTTATGACATAGATATCAAGCGTTTTCTATCTCATCTTTATGAAAAAAATCTTTCGGCGATTCAAGATCCAATGGGTATTTCAGGTTATATTCAACCCTGCTCTACTCAAAATCAATTGCTCGAATCACTCTCTAAATTATCTACTGCTTTGATACGTGCTCAGAATGCACTAGAAGCAAAAAATAGAGGTGATATAAGAGAAGCTTTCAGTTGGTGGAAGCTGCTTTACAACGAACAATTTTCAAGTTACTACAGATGAACTCTATTCCTCAGGAACAAGTACTACCGCACCAAATAGATCGCTTAGCTGCACAACAATACTTCTATTCTGCCGCTAAACGGATACAAGCAATTCACATATTCTGTAGTGTTCCACTGGTATTAATCGGTTCATTAATAGCTGCATTTTTTCCACAGTTTAGTGTTTACACCGCCCTTTGGGGCTTATCAATTACCTTCTTAGATGTAATATTCTTCTCACCTTATCAAAAAATGTTTAAAAAACAGGCAGCGAAAATACAAGAGATATTCGATTGTGATGTTCTAAAGCTTGAATGGGCATCAATCAAAATTGGCCGCCGCCCCGATGAAGAAACAGTTTTAGAAGCAGCTTCGCACTTTAAAAAAGCTAATCCTAGCTATCCTCATCTCACAGATTGGTACGCTAAAGAAGTTGGTCAACTACCAATTGAGCAAGCTCGAATCATCTGCCAGCGGACTAATTGCTGGTGGGATTCTAAGCTTCGTCGAAATTATGCAAACTGGGTAGTAATCCTACTAAGTTCTCTAGTAATTGCTTTAGTAATAATAGGTTTAATTGGTAATTATAGCTTAGAAAGCTTCATTTTGAGAACTTTAGTTCCTTTAACACCTGCTTTTCTCTTGGGAACACGACAATACAGTGAGCATATTGAGTCTGCAAATTCCTGGCAAAGATTAAAGGAATATTCAGAACAGCTATGGGAGCAAGCTATTAGTAAACAAAAGACTGACCAGGAACTTACTCAATCATCTCGTTGTTTGCAAGACGAAATTTATGAGCATCGTTGTAAA carries:
- a CDS encoding nucleotidyltransferase, producing MPKTIDEGFKDFLSQLTPSPFESKAAQEHRASIVECLQKNFGALRFFRTGSFGNGTSIYGYSDVDYFACMRSGLLSQDSERALIQIRSALAQRFSGTIVRVDCPAIKILFGSNARESTEIVPAQHLETLETGYCIYAIPNCSNKWMRASPEIHDAYVRSVDQSLGGKVKPLIRFIKAWKYYRQVPISSFYIELSVAKYAEEEKYILYDIDIKRFLSHLYEKNLSAIQDPMGISGYIQPCSTQNQLLESLSKLSTALIRAQNALEAKNRGDIREAFSWWKLLYNEQFSSYYR
- a CDS encoding S-4TM family putative pore-forming effector; this encodes MNSIPQEQVLPHQIDRLAAQQYFYSAAKRIQAIHIFCSVPLVLIGSLIAAFFPQFSVYTALWGLSITFLDVIFFSPYQKMFKKQAAKIQEIFDCDVLKLEWASIKIGRRPDEETVLEAASHFKKANPSYPHLTDWYAKEVGQLPIEQARIICQRTNCWWDSKLRRNYANWVVILLSSLVIALVIIGLIGNYSLESFILRTLVPLTPAFLLGTRQYSEHIESANSWQRLKEYSEQLWEQAISKQKTDQELTQSSRCLQDEIYEHRCKSPLIFDWLYHQLRPAYSEQTDRGVKAMVEDALRAP